The following proteins are encoded in a genomic region of Pseudomonas sp. Os17:
- a CDS encoding TIGR02449 family protein — translation MEDTDLHALMARLELLITRVEQLKSQNALLLAQEKTWREERAHLIEKNEIARRKVESMISRLKALEQDS, via the coding sequence ATGGAAGACACCGACCTGCACGCACTGATGGCCAGACTCGAACTGCTTATTACCCGGGTCGAGCAACTAAAGAGTCAAAACGCACTCTTATTAGCTCAGGAAAAGACCTGGCGCGAGGAACGCGCGCACCTCATTGAAAAAAACGAAATCGCCCGGCGTAAGGTCGAATCGATGATTTCGCGCCTCAAGGCCCTGGAGCAAGACTCATGA